Proteins encoded by one window of Fimbriiglobus ruber:
- a CDS encoding transposase: MAKKPVPTTPKSPPPRRQFSDAFRRDAVPMLLDGHTAVSVAERGLSGPNLLYRWKAQQRDPSGPLASSLDDRVRERETELLRVTRERDILKNAVPIFGRRE; encoded by the coding sequence ATGGCCAAGAAGCCCGTTCCCACGACCCCGAAGTCTCCTCCACCGCGCCGGCAGTTTTCGGACGCGTTCCGGCGGGACGCCGTCCCGATGCTCCTCGACGGCCACACCGCGGTGTCGGTGGCCGAGCGGGGCCTCTCGGGACCGAATCTCTTGTACCGGTGGAAGGCCCAACAACGCGACCCGTCCGGCCCCCTCGCCTCGTCCCTCGATGACCGCGTGCGGGAACGCGAGACCGAACTCCTTCGCGTCACCCGCGAACGCGACATCCTAAAAAACGCGGTGCCCATTTTCGGCCGGCGCGAGTGA
- a CDS encoding DUF4337 domain-containing protein encodes MAEIEIPHPHEVKEKAEHPFLRMVALSVAFYAVGLAISSFGTHSTAKEMMLAKQEEANQWNRYQSKSTREALYRNEILKLKAEKKSGTMPQYKEELLAEYEKEESRMIADKKEIEEGGKDKDGKELHGARHYQNEVKLLQRKDPYFEFAEVIFQLAIVLASVAMLAEKKWAFYVSVGLAIVGVLLTANGFALLVAIPGIDHGTHSVAH; translated from the coding sequence ATGGCTGAAATCGAAATTCCGCACCCGCACGAGGTCAAAGAGAAAGCCGAGCACCCGTTCTTGCGTATGGTCGCGTTGTCTGTTGCGTTCTATGCCGTCGGGCTGGCCATCTCGTCGTTCGGGACGCACAGCACGGCCAAGGAAATGATGCTGGCCAAGCAAGAAGAAGCCAACCAGTGGAACCGGTATCAATCGAAGTCGACCCGCGAAGCACTTTACCGGAACGAGATTTTGAAGCTGAAAGCCGAAAAAAAATCGGGCACCATGCCGCAGTACAAGGAGGAACTTCTGGCCGAATACGAAAAAGAAGAGAGCCGGATGATCGCGGACAAAAAGGAGATCGAAGAGGGAGGGAAAGATAAGGACGGGAAAGAACTTCATGGGGCGAGACATTATCAAAACGAGGTCAAGTTACTCCAGCGTAAAGACCCCTACTTCGAGTTCGCGGAAGTGATTTTCCAACTCGCAATCGTCCTCGCTTCCGTGGCGATGTTGGCGGAAAAGAAGTGGGCGTTCTACGTCAGCGTGGGCCTCGCCATCGTCGGCGTGCTGCTAACCGCGAACGGGTTCGCTCTTCTGGTCGCGATTCCTGGCATCGATCACGGCACGCACAGCGTGGCTCACTGA
- a CDS encoding MarR family winged helix-turn-helix transcriptional regulator — protein sequence MSSAPAPKRRSAAPRFDSPEQEAYLGLWRTYDRLRALEDEVFGRFDLTAQQYNLLRLLRAAHPDPVPTLKLVDRLVSRAPDITRMLDKLEAGGLISRIRSSKDRRTVLVGVTGSGVALLDQIAEPLRACHERQLGHLSVNDLKTLTDLLHAARLPHEPGDSPWR from the coding sequence ATGTCCTCCGCACCGGCCCCCAAACGGCGGTCCGCCGCCCCACGATTCGACTCCCCCGAACAGGAAGCCTACCTGGGCCTTTGGCGGACTTACGACCGGCTCCGCGCGCTGGAAGACGAGGTGTTCGGCCGTTTCGATCTGACGGCCCAGCAGTACAACCTGCTCCGCCTCCTCCGCGCCGCGCATCCCGACCCGGTTCCCACCTTGAAACTCGTAGACCGGCTCGTTTCCCGGGCACCGGACATTACCCGGATGCTCGACAAGCTCGAAGCCGGCGGACTGATTTCCCGAATTCGGTCCAGCAAAGACCGGCGGACCGTCCTGGTCGGCGTGACCGGTTCCGGGGTCGCCCTCCTGGACCAGATTGCCGAACCCTTGCGGGCCTGTCACGAGCGGCAACTCGGGCACCTGTCCGTCAACGACCTCAAGACCCTGACCGACTTGCTCCACGCCGCCCGGCTCCCGCACGAACCGGGCGACAGTCCCTGGCGGTAA
- a CDS encoding TlpA disulfide reductase family protein, with product MRMIVAAMLVGWAGGSVLAEDVKPAAVKKPTAKDESKDETPKKEKVAKLKVGDLAPPLTVDKWLQGKEVKSFAPGNVYVVEFWATWCGPCIVMMPHMSEMQAEYKDKGVTIIGFTSKGSNNSEEKVTQFVQKRGPKLGYTFAYEDEHATNDAYMKAAGRNGIPCSFVVDKTGHIAYIGHPMFLDEIVPQVVADTWKADDSEEFVAKLEKDVNAAFEATSGKDAEAGLKALKSFEDKHPKLAKIPYFVAPKLGFLVKAEKYDAAKEFAEETIAHAVEQDDAMILRSVSSALRPAASKEKALAALSLKAAEAGLKIAGDKDALALLGVADAHFAAGDKAKAKEFADKAVTAADGESAGLKNFVKNQVKKFDDKVDGDKKKDDDE from the coding sequence ATGCGAATGATTGTCGCCGCCATGCTCGTCGGTTGGGCCGGCGGGTCCGTTTTGGCGGAAGATGTCAAACCCGCGGCCGTCAAGAAGCCGACCGCCAAAGACGAGTCGAAAGACGAGACGCCGAAAAAGGAAAAGGTGGCCAAGCTCAAAGTCGGCGACCTGGCCCCGCCGCTGACCGTCGACAAGTGGCTCCAGGGCAAGGAAGTCAAATCGTTCGCCCCGGGCAACGTCTACGTCGTCGAATTCTGGGCGACGTGGTGCGGGCCGTGCATCGTGATGATGCCGCACATGTCCGAAATGCAGGCCGAATACAAGGACAAGGGCGTCACGATCATCGGGTTCACCTCCAAGGGGTCGAACAACTCCGAGGAGAAGGTCACCCAGTTCGTGCAAAAGCGGGGTCCGAAACTCGGGTACACCTTCGCCTACGAAGACGAACACGCGACGAACGACGCCTACATGAAGGCGGCCGGCCGGAACGGCATCCCCTGTTCGTTCGTCGTCGATAAGACCGGACACATCGCCTACATCGGGCACCCGATGTTCCTGGACGAGATCGTGCCGCAGGTGGTCGCCGACACCTGGAAAGCCGATGACTCGGAAGAGTTCGTTGCGAAGCTAGAAAAGGACGTGAACGCGGCGTTCGAGGCCACATCCGGGAAAGACGCCGAAGCCGGGTTGAAAGCCTTGAAGTCGTTCGAAGACAAGCACCCGAAACTGGCCAAGATCCCTTACTTTGTGGCGCCGAAACTTGGCTTCCTCGTGAAAGCCGAGAAATACGATGCTGCCAAGGAGTTCGCCGAAGAGACGATCGCCCACGCGGTCGAGCAGGACGACGCCATGATCCTGCGGAGCGTGTCGTCGGCTCTGCGGCCCGCGGCAAGCAAGGAAAAAGCCCTCGCCGCGTTGTCCCTGAAAGCGGCCGAGGCCGGCTTGAAGATTGCGGGTGATAAAGACGCGCTGGCGCTACTCGGCGTGGCCGACGCGCACTTCGCGGCCGGCGACAAAGCCAAGGCCAAAGAATTTGCCGACAAGGCTGTAACCGCGGCCGACGGCGAATCGGCGGGCCTCAAGAACTTCGTCAAAAATCAGGTCAAGAAGTTCGACGACAAGGTTGACGGAGACAAGAAGAAAGACGACGACGAGTAA
- a CDS encoding NAD(P)/FAD-dependent oxidoreductase — MTQAANDADVIVIGGGPSGSTVATLIAQKGYTVDLYERDHFPRFHIGESLIPQTYWVLERLNMLDTMRNSHFIKKYSVQFVNQKGKLSEPFYFVDHKPHESSQTWQVRRSEFDHLLLNNARKHGVRVHEGVRALEVLFDGKRAVGARIQPENGPEREVKAKVVVDASGQSTMLLGRLGIRDWDPVLRKGAVWTYWKGAYRDKGHDEGATIVLQTEGKKGWFWYIPLHDDIISVGVVAGYDHLFQNRSSKDLETIYFEEVARCPGLQPRIANATRCDIFRAQKEYSYRSKQAAGDGWAVVGDAFGFLDPLYSSGVLLALKSGQMAADAITDALAAGDTSESRLRVWEPGFVQGMERMRKLVCVFYDGFSFGRFVHRYPHLKGLVTDVLIGDLFKDEVDVLWPLIDEMQAEHAAAVKAAQTAAVVTTGGSS, encoded by the coding sequence ATGACCCAGGCAGCGAACGACGCGGACGTGATCGTCATCGGCGGCGGGCCGTCCGGCAGCACCGTGGCGACCCTGATCGCCCAGAAGGGGTACACGGTCGACCTGTACGAGCGCGACCACTTCCCCCGCTTCCACATCGGCGAATCGCTCATCCCCCAGACCTACTGGGTGCTGGAGCGGCTGAACATGCTCGACACGATGCGGAACAGCCATTTCATCAAGAAGTACAGCGTCCAGTTCGTGAACCAGAAGGGGAAGCTCTCCGAACCGTTCTACTTCGTCGACCACAAGCCCCACGAGTCGTCGCAAACCTGGCAGGTTCGCCGGAGCGAGTTCGACCATCTATTGCTCAACAATGCCCGCAAGCACGGCGTCCGCGTTCACGAAGGTGTCCGCGCCCTGGAAGTTCTCTTCGACGGTAAGCGGGCGGTCGGCGCACGGATTCAGCCCGAGAACGGGCCCGAACGCGAAGTGAAGGCGAAGGTCGTCGTCGACGCGAGCGGCCAGAGTACCATGCTCCTCGGGCGGCTCGGTATCCGCGACTGGGACCCGGTCCTGAGAAAAGGAGCCGTTTGGACGTACTGGAAGGGCGCGTACCGCGACAAGGGACACGACGAAGGGGCAACGATCGTCCTCCAGACCGAAGGGAAAAAAGGCTGGTTCTGGTACATCCCACTGCACGACGACATCATCAGCGTCGGGGTCGTGGCCGGGTACGATCACCTGTTCCAAAACCGGTCGTCAAAGGATCTCGAAACGATCTATTTCGAGGAAGTCGCTCGCTGCCCCGGCCTCCAGCCCCGCATCGCGAACGCGACTCGTTGCGACATCTTCCGAGCCCAGAAGGAATACTCGTACCGTTCCAAGCAGGCGGCCGGCGACGGGTGGGCGGTCGTGGGCGACGCCTTCGGCTTCCTCGACCCGCTCTACTCGTCCGGGGTGCTGCTCGCGCTGAAATCCGGGCAAATGGCGGCCGACGCGATCACCGACGCTCTCGCCGCGGGCGACACCTCCGAAAGCCGACTGCGGGTATGGGAACCCGGGTTCGTTCAGGGCATGGAGCGGATGCGGAAGCTCGTCTGCGTGTTCTACGACGGCTTCAGCTTCGGCCGCTTCGTCCACCGCTACCCGCACCTGAAAGGGCTCGTCACGGACGTCCTGATCGGCGACCTGTTCAAAGACGAAGTGGACGTCCTCTGGCCGCTGATCGACGAAATGCAAGCCGAACACGCGGCGGCTGTTAAAGCGGCACAAACGGCCGCGGTCGTGACGACCGGTGGCAGCTCATGA
- the trpC gene encoding indole-3-glycerol phosphate synthase TrpC, with amino-acid sequence MPTILDRIVETKLREIAAARARVPEADLERLMASLPAARGFVRALQVPGEVRVIAEVKKASPSAGIIRQDFDPVAIARTYAKHGAACISVLTDEEYFQGHLNYLSAVREAVPCPLLRKDFILDRYQLLEARAAGADAALLIAEILPGNRLAELHRDAVALGLDVLVELHDAHELPRVLDCGAVLVGINNRDLRTFTTRLDHTLDLMPKIPREVTVVSESGIRTYDDLHKLAAAGVRAVLVGESLMRAPDIGAALDALRGA; translated from the coding sequence ATGCCCACCATTTTGGATCGAATCGTCGAAACGAAACTTCGCGAGATCGCGGCCGCGCGAGCCCGCGTCCCGGAAGCGGACCTCGAACGCCTGATGGCTTCGCTCCCGGCGGCCCGCGGCTTCGTCCGCGCCCTACAAGTACCCGGTGAGGTTCGTGTCATCGCCGAGGTGAAGAAAGCGTCCCCGTCGGCCGGCATCATTCGCCAGGATTTTGACCCGGTCGCGATCGCCCGGACTTACGCGAAGCACGGCGCCGCCTGCATCAGCGTTTTGACCGACGAGGAGTATTTTCAGGGCCACCTCAACTATCTCTCCGCCGTCCGCGAGGCCGTTCCCTGTCCGCTGCTGCGAAAAGACTTTATCCTCGATCGCTATCAGTTGTTGGAAGCCCGCGCCGCCGGGGCGGACGCGGCACTACTGATCGCCGAGATTCTGCCCGGCAATCGACTCGCCGAACTTCATCGGGATGCGGTCGCACTTGGGCTGGACGTACTCGTGGAGTTGCACGACGCCCACGAACTGCCCCGCGTTCTCGATTGCGGGGCGGTGCTGGTCGGCATTAATAACCGGGATTTGCGGACCTTTACCACTCGGCTCGACCACACACTCGACCTGATGCCGAAGATCCCGCGCGAGGTGACGGTGGTGAGCGAAAGCGGCATCCGCACGTACGACGACCTGCACAAACTCGCCGCGGCCGGCGTCCGGGCCGTTTTGGTAGGCGAATCGCTCATGCGCGCCCCGGACATCGGTGCCGCTCTCGACGCGCTTCGTGGCGCGTGA
- a CDS encoding IS3 family transposase, whose product MTDVYSVVETVAREASAPAATVGDLRGVTRSADDTWPSAEPGLREQQRDALTPVVVSILPTHKGRYGARRITKELGDREIACGPRGVAKVPRNQRLRAIPPRSLVPRTAHGRHTLGYNPHRPSDREDPTRVNEWWVGDGTDLPLRGGGFGYLAGLRGRYPRAIAGWSVAASMTAGLVVDGTCRATRSVRVHRVRGGSVTPTAVARTREPRIGRCGPGPRCARA is encoded by the coding sequence GTGACCGACGTGTACTCGGTGGTCGAGACCGTCGCCCGTGAGGCGAGTGCTCCCGCGGCCACCGTCGGCGACCTCCGCGGCGTGACTCGGTCGGCGGATGACACGTGGCCGTCGGCCGAGCCGGGCCTGCGGGAGCAGCAACGCGACGCGCTGACGCCGGTCGTCGTGAGCATTCTCCCGACACACAAGGGGCGTTACGGCGCCCGCCGAATTACCAAGGAGTTGGGAGACCGGGAGATCGCGTGTGGCCCCCGGGGGGTGGCAAAAGTGCCGAGGAATCAACGCCTTCGTGCGATTCCGCCGCGCTCGCTCGTCCCCCGAACCGCGCACGGGCGACACACCCTGGGGTACAACCCGCATCGGCCGTCGGATCGGGAGGACCCGACCCGCGTCAACGAATGGTGGGTGGGGGACGGTACCGATTTGCCGTTGCGGGGCGGCGGGTTCGGGTACCTCGCGGGGTTGAGGGGCCGGTACCCGCGGGCCATCGCCGGGTGGTCGGTCGCGGCATCCATGACCGCGGGGCTCGTGGTGGACGGGACGTGTCGCGCCACGCGATCCGTTCGCGTCCACCGGGTGCGGGGTGGATCCGTCACACCGACCGCGGTGGCCCGGACGCGGGAACCCCGTATCGGGCGGTGCGGGCCCGGGCCGAGATGCGCCAGGGCATGA
- a CDS encoding VWA domain-containing protein, with amino-acid sequence MQRVIDFLGDHWLAFALLAGAVIATARVVLRASSGRGIPPASAALAYLCATLGFGGLFDLAAVKLSLVGYNADVATVVLGLGAVCFGIATFILLVFRVWSFVAGMVCGAVLLFGIGGLAVHPAGTAIAEVLRGIRGLEFVRPEWLGLLAFVPLIFFISRRSLSGLGPVRKWVAISARALVIALLAMALAEPRVRKQSEHVTVLYVVDRSFSVPQDLEPGKPAVEAVDRRWERVRGFIEQSVARRGPNRRNDQVGLILFGKRPRLALPPAAVDRMPVDERMAGPINGEYTDISAAIKLALASFPEGTGKRIVLISDGNENIGNAEEQAVRAKQNDVQMDTIALAPGFRNENEVLVQAVEAPPVTSQGQRLPVRVLIRNATPDKIVDGRLEVFKSTNGENRGIEIESGPQVLDEGNPPKVRLFPGLNVFRFRDRVDPQGDSAFAYRATFAPTESRPVAGGAAVAGLPGDRAANNRAAAAVVSRGQRRVLFLDESLANQGGSQHEHLLDTLRRAKIRVDRVPAGKLPADRGELGVFLGNYDCVILANVPAEQFTNDQMEMLRSAVYDQGCGLMMIGGPDSFGAGGYQGTPIEAALPVDCEIKALKAAGKGGLVLIMHASEMADGNKWQKDIAKLAVKRLGPADMVGVTQYGFGGNGVNWHVRFQSVGESDSGSRNKILTQIDAMMPGDMPDFDPFLRSSVDTLTDPAHGLSVKHCILISDGDPQYAAAGMAAVKEMSQKGVTCTTIGVATHGGAEKSKLKTIAEATNDGEGKKGNFYDVTDPNQLPAIYIKESRRVSQSFIYKEAFVPTVVGGAGASDVLAPGLPNPMPKLFGFVRSTLKQNVLAGMSLEGPTPYPDQRFPLLASWRYGLGKAVAFTSDARTMPGAEVKWWDRDWAASDMYQKFWEQVVNWVMREPERGKLTLVTEYRDGRVRVTADVRDEKDKPVGGLKLRAAVTTPGNLAPGEQAPQVEFKPKGGGLYEAEFTADEAGSYFLNVQALEPERDKNGNLIPEADGTAKLKVFDAGRAGVTVPYSPEFADLESNTPLMRRLAEMTGGTFHTEADDDLRQLLASGELFRDAPSTTRALLPFWFWLVFAAGLLLVFDVGVRRISLEWAEVNGSAVRVWARLRRREVAEDDSAALGRLLQRKAAVGEALDRDRAARRFESSPTESAAPPAPAGADDYAARAPTGGPNLPPPPPPTSEQSAGDENDTFAKLRKAKQRAKHQQQRRDEDEQNPRPGS; translated from the coding sequence ATGCAGCGTGTCATCGATTTTCTTGGCGACCACTGGCTCGCATTCGCCCTCCTCGCCGGGGCGGTCATCGCCACCGCCCGCGTGGTTCTGCGCGCCTCGTCCGGCCGCGGCATTCCACCCGCATCGGCTGCCCTGGCGTATTTGTGCGCCACCCTCGGATTCGGCGGGCTCTTCGATCTCGCCGCGGTCAAGCTCTCGCTCGTCGGCTACAACGCGGATGTCGCCACAGTCGTGCTGGGCCTGGGCGCGGTCTGCTTCGGGATCGCGACGTTCATCCTTCTGGTATTTCGCGTCTGGTCGTTCGTGGCCGGGATGGTTTGCGGCGCGGTGCTTCTTTTCGGGATTGGAGGTCTCGCCGTTCATCCTGCTGGCACGGCGATCGCGGAAGTCTTGCGGGGCATTCGGGGGTTGGAGTTCGTCCGCCCCGAGTGGCTGGGGCTCCTGGCGTTCGTGCCGTTGATCTTTTTCATCAGCCGCCGGAGTTTGTCCGGGCTAGGGCCGGTGCGGAAGTGGGTGGCGATCTCGGCGCGGGCGCTGGTCATCGCGCTGCTCGCGATGGCCCTCGCGGAACCCCGCGTTCGCAAGCAGAGCGAACACGTCACCGTCCTCTACGTGGTCGACCGCTCGTTCAGCGTGCCGCAAGACCTGGAGCCCGGTAAGCCGGCGGTCGAGGCCGTCGACCGCCGGTGGGAGCGCGTCCGCGGGTTCATCGAGCAGTCCGTGGCCAGGCGCGGGCCGAACCGGCGGAACGATCAGGTCGGGCTCATCCTGTTCGGCAAGCGGCCGCGACTCGCACTGCCGCCGGCCGCCGTCGACCGCATGCCGGTCGACGAGCGGATGGCCGGGCCTATTAACGGCGAGTACACAGACATTTCCGCCGCCATCAAACTCGCGCTCGCGTCGTTTCCCGAAGGCACCGGCAAGCGCATCGTGCTGATTTCCGACGGCAACGAAAACATCGGCAACGCTGAGGAACAAGCGGTTCGCGCGAAGCAGAACGACGTGCAGATGGACACCATCGCGCTCGCCCCGGGCTTTCGGAACGAAAACGAAGTCCTCGTGCAGGCGGTCGAGGCGCCGCCGGTGACGAGCCAGGGCCAGCGGCTACCGGTCCGCGTTCTCATCCGGAACGCGACGCCGGACAAGATCGTGGACGGCCGACTCGAAGTGTTCAAGTCGACGAACGGCGAGAACCGGGGAATCGAGATCGAATCCGGCCCCCAAGTCCTCGACGAGGGCAACCCGCCGAAGGTGCGGCTGTTCCCCGGCCTTAATGTGTTCCGGTTCCGCGATCGCGTCGACCCCCAGGGCGATTCGGCCTTCGCGTACCGGGCGACGTTCGCGCCGACCGAGTCCCGGCCTGTCGCGGGCGGGGCCGCGGTCGCGGGCCTGCCGGGAGACCGGGCGGCGAATAACCGGGCCGCCGCCGCGGTCGTGTCGCGCGGGCAACGCCGGGTGCTTTTCCTGGACGAATCGCTCGCCAACCAAGGGGGCTCCCAGCACGAACACCTCCTCGACACCCTCCGCCGGGCAAAGATCCGCGTCGACCGCGTACCGGCAGGGAAGCTGCCCGCGGACCGGGGCGAACTCGGCGTCTTCCTCGGCAACTACGACTGCGTGATCCTCGCCAACGTCCCCGCGGAGCAGTTCACGAACGACCAGATGGAAATGCTCCGCTCGGCCGTGTACGACCAGGGCTGCGGTCTCATGATGATCGGCGGCCCAGACAGCTTCGGCGCGGGCGGCTACCAGGGGACGCCGATCGAGGCCGCGCTGCCCGTCGATTGCGAAATCAAGGCGCTCAAGGCGGCCGGCAAGGGCGGACTCGTACTCATCATGCACGCGTCCGAAATGGCGGACGGGAACAAGTGGCAAAAGGACATTGCGAAGCTCGCGGTGAAGCGGCTCGGCCCGGCTGACATGGTCGGGGTCACGCAGTACGGGTTCGGTGGCAACGGCGTAAACTGGCACGTCCGATTCCAATCCGTGGGCGAGTCCGACAGCGGGTCCCGGAATAAGATTCTGACGCAAATCGACGCCATGATGCCCGGCGACATGCCGGACTTCGACCCGTTCCTCCGCTCGTCCGTCGACACTCTCACCGATCCGGCCCACGGGCTCTCCGTCAAGCACTGCATCCTCATCAGCGACGGCGACCCGCAGTACGCCGCCGCGGGGATGGCCGCCGTTAAAGAGATGAGTCAGAAGGGCGTCACCTGCACGACCATCGGCGTGGCGACGCACGGCGGGGCGGAGAAGTCGAAGCTCAAAACGATCGCCGAGGCGACGAACGACGGCGAAGGGAAGAAGGGCAACTTCTACGACGTGACCGACCCGAACCAACTTCCCGCGATTTACATCAAGGAGAGCCGCCGGGTCAGCCAGTCGTTTATTTACAAGGAAGCGTTCGTGCCGACGGTCGTCGGCGGAGCGGGCGCGTCCGACGTGCTAGCGCCCGGGCTACCGAACCCGATGCCGAAACTGTTCGGCTTCGTCCGCAGCACGCTCAAGCAAAACGTCCTGGCGGGCATGTCGCTCGAAGGCCCGACGCCGTACCCGGACCAGCGGTTCCCGCTCCTCGCCTCGTGGCGGTACGGCCTCGGCAAAGCCGTCGCCTTCACGTCCGACGCGCGGACGATGCCCGGGGCGGAAGTGAAATGGTGGGACCGCGACTGGGCCGCGTCCGACATGTATCAGAAGTTCTGGGAGCAGGTCGTCAACTGGGTCATGCGCGAGCCCGAGCGCGGCAAACTGACGCTCGTTACCGAATACCGCGACGGCCGGGTTCGCGTGACGGCGGACGTTCGCGACGAGAAGGACAAGCCGGTCGGCGGGCTCAAACTCCGTGCCGCCGTGACCACGCCGGGAAACCTGGCACCGGGCGAGCAGGCACCGCAAGTCGAGTTCAAGCCCAAGGGCGGCGGATTGTATGAAGCCGAGTTTACGGCCGACGAGGCCGGGTCGTACTTCCTCAACGTCCAGGCGCTCGAACCGGAACGGGACAAGAACGGCAACCTGATCCCCGAGGCCGACGGAACGGCCAAGCTGAAGGTGTTCGATGCCGGCCGCGCGGGCGTGACCGTGCCGTACTCGCCGGAATTCGCCGACCTGGAAAGCAACACGCCGTTGATGCGGCGCCTGGCCGAAATGACCGGCGGGACGTTCCACACCGAGGCCGACGACGATCTTCGCCAACTGCTCGCGTCGGGCGAGCTATTCCGCGATGCGCCGAGTACCACCCGCGCCCTGCTCCCGTTCTGGTTCTGGCTGGTGTTCGCGGCCGGGCTGCTGCTCGTCTTCGACGTGGGCGTTCGGCGCATCTCGCTGGAGTGGGCCGAGGTCAATGGCAGCGCGGTCCGCGTGTGGGCTCGCCTTCGGCGTCGGGAGGTCGCGGAAGACGACTCGGCCGCACTTGGCCGGTTGCTCCAGCGCAAGGCAGCGGTCGGGGAAGCACTCGACCGCGACCGCGCCGCCCGCCGGTTCGAGTCGTCACCGACCGAATCCGCCGCGCCGCCCGCCCCGGCCGGTGCCGACGATTACGCCGCGCGGGCTCCGACCGGCGGCCCCAACCTCCCGCCGCCTCCGCCGCCAACGAGCGAGCAATCGGCTGGCGACGAGAACGACACGTTCGCTAAACTGCGCAAGGCGAAGCAGCGGGCGAAGCACCAACAACAACGGCGGGACGAAGACGAGCAGAATCCCCGGCCGGGGTCGTAA
- a CDS encoding glutamate-5-semialdehyde dehydrogenase has protein sequence MARRAKAAAGRLAVVRTAEKNAWLLACADALVANTSEVLEANAKDVAAALGFGLSGASIDRLTLNPARVRAAAEGLRQVAALPDPVGEVREGGVRPNGLQVLKVGVPLGVVFFLYESRPNVTVDAAGLCVKSGNAVILRGGKEATHSNTALHKLLTTELPKHGLPADAVQLVPTTDRAAVGHLLKLNEFIDLTIPRGGESLIRRVAAEATMPVLKHYQGNCHIYVDTTADLDAAARIVVNAKCQRPGVCNAAESLLVHAAVAAEFLPRIGAMLAERGVEIRGCPETRRFLPNATPATEADHAAEFLDLIISVKVVPDLEAAVAHINIYGSKHTEAIVAQDVTATRRFVQAVDSAAVMVNASTRFNDGFELGLGAEIGISTDKFHARGPCGLRELTTYKYVVTGDGHVRS, from the coding sequence ATGGCCAGGCGGGCGAAAGCCGCGGCCGGCCGGCTGGCGGTGGTCCGCACCGCCGAAAAGAACGCCTGGCTCCTCGCCTGTGCGGACGCCCTCGTCGCCAACACCAGCGAGGTCCTAGAAGCGAACGCGAAAGACGTCGCCGCGGCCCTGGGGTTCGGGCTGTCCGGCGCGTCGATCGACCGGCTCACGCTGAACCCGGCCCGCGTCCGGGCTGCCGCCGAGGGACTTCGGCAAGTCGCCGCATTACCCGACCCGGTGGGCGAGGTTCGCGAGGGCGGCGTCCGGCCCAACGGCCTGCAGGTTCTCAAAGTCGGTGTGCCGCTGGGGGTCGTCTTTTTCCTCTACGAATCCCGCCCGAACGTCACCGTGGACGCGGCCGGGCTCTGCGTGAAAAGTGGTAACGCGGTCATCCTCCGCGGCGGCAAAGAAGCCACCCACTCGAACACCGCCCTCCACAAACTCCTGACCACCGAACTCCCCAAGCACGGCCTCCCGGCCGACGCCGTGCAACTCGTCCCCACGACCGACCGTGCCGCCGTCGGGCACCTACTCAAGCTCAACGAGTTCATCGACCTGACCATTCCCCGCGGCGGCGAGAGCCTGATCCGCCGGGTGGCCGCCGAAGCGACCATGCCGGTCCTCAAGCATTACCAGGGCAACTGCCACATTTACGTCGACACGACCGCCGACCTGGACGCGGCCGCCCGGATCGTGGTGAACGCCAAGTGCCAGCGGCCGGGGGTCTGCAACGCGGCGGAGAGTCTACTCGTCCACGCCGCGGTCGCCGCGGAATTCCTTCCCCGGATCGGGGCCATGCTGGCCGAGCGGGGCGTGGAAATCCGCGGGTGCCCGGAAACCCGCCGATTCCTCCCGAACGCGACCCCGGCGACCGAAGCCGACCACGCGGCCGAATTTTTGGACCTGATCATTTCGGTGAAGGTCGTCCCGGACCTGGAAGCCGCCGTCGCCCACATTAACATTTACGGGTCCAAACACACCGAAGCGATCGTCGCGCAGGACGTGACCGCGACCCGGCGGTTCGTCCAGGCCGTCGATTCCGCTGCCGTGATGGTAAACGCGAGTACGCGGTTTAACGACGGGTTCGAGCTGGGTCTGGGCGCGGAGATCGGAATCAGCACGGACAAGTTCCACGCCCGCGGCCCGTGCGGTCTGCGGGAGCTGACGACTTACAAGTACGTCGTCACCGGCGACGGCCACGTGCGGTCCTGA